The following proteins are encoded in a genomic region of Oncorhynchus masou masou isolate Uvic2021 chromosome 19, UVic_Omas_1.1, whole genome shotgun sequence:
- the LOC135505929 gene encoding nuclear receptor coactivator 1-like isoform X1 has translation MGKISFLIHSGVLKLRMSAVGERALDPATSEPRKRKGSLCDISGQSVEKRRRELECRYIDELAELLSANMGDIASLNVQPDKCHILKSTVDQIQQIKRREQEKASLISPEDKVQRSDISSSSQGMVEKEALGPLLLEALDGFFFVVNREGRIVFVSENVTGYLGYAQEELMTSSVYSILHVGDHNEFIRNLLPKSLVNGVPWPQEQGWRNSHTFSCRMLKRPPDEVDSENQEARQQYDIMQCFTVSQPKAMQDEGDDLQTCLICIACRMPRPQQLPAISTESFITKQDPTGKIISIETSALRATGRPGWEDLVRKCIYAFFQPQGKEPSHAKKLLHEVMTHGTAISPLYQFNLSDGTPLSAQTRCKFCCPPKSDVQPFIMGIHTIDREHNTASSQENTNSSLLLTHGSPASSHPSRSPALPTGIEASQAPGPTSSLHLNNGNSSGTTTPTTPTSHSAGYLTPNRLCPQQVNSPSPLGSSLTAIPTSFMSPRPPRGSPGLGGSPRVPGNPFSSSTPGLHSPAGALGGGGGGGSGGILSRQHSGGDGGAGTPLGFSLPSPLPQRKASTPTSSPTRPPPAKPPEGKGGGGGGEYLGGNPKLNQLLDNGRVGLPGDPNNTAPNTHPNTPTSTPQCPASHSTLTERHKILHRLLQDSSPAEGGNSKESEIKKEPPASPATANPNGPPTTPQDHQLLRFLLDTDEKDLRDLPPPAALSLQTVRVKTEKRATGDTTPCSAACASPKPGPADSRPPRDPFPSGPADLDPLSQLLPTLRGPAGAKQGSKEKGDPQALSSHSPQTQPQPRLQSPPQPRLQSPSQPQPQLQSPTQVQPQNHLQSPLQSPTHLQPQNQLQSPFQSPTHLQPQNQLQSPSLLQPSEANVPRAMNVKREPPGTPSRGLTDGSSSLQNQSHFDFCSPTTPSQGQGQGEPFQTPKDSSSPYTEPGLMNSFNSNTGLSKIETDSQQFRPLALTDSLSFDGGMGNPVQASLASPQEQCVPCPLDQLLCPPTTPEGRNDEKALLDQLVSFLSGTDESELAELDRALGIDKLVQGGCFDPTPQRFPSQPPVATPISMDPKLPGYPSQFSTGAPAQFPREMGQGMGVFGAPRGAFPGGMGRAPGVANQLRLPPNQLRLQLQQRLQGPQQLQNRLAAMSQFPGGAHVAMGMRQGVQQPHIPSQPPLNAQMLAQRQRELYSFQHRQRQLLQQKVMLMRQGMGTGGPVGATRGPKGPQPQQQQFSYPPGYSPMSGNPPSSPSLFNPMGGPLDPKLSGLGPMGSHSAMMGGMQGQFGGGVNSAVQPGLFQQFGGPGLVQQGDPSFPLELSPTSPLLSPQNSTSQSPLLQQAQPPPGYQSPDMKSWQQAGMGGNSLFSQTGQTTPQAFGQQGVYNNMSITVSMAGGSGGVGSLPPMGPPVGLDNSNLGNSMCNDQVQQVQVFADVQCTVNLVGSDSYLNQPGSIGPQKGPQGPQSSQSQQKSLLQQLLTE, from the exons AGAAAGCGTCTCTAATATCACCAGAGGACAAGGTGCAGAGGAGTGACATTTCGTCCAGTAGTCAGGGCATGGTGGAGAAAGAGGCTCTGGGGCCGCTGCTGCTCGAG GCCCTGGACGGCTTCTTCTTTGTGGTCAACCGCGAGGGCCGGATCGTGTTTGTGTCAGAGAATGTGACGGGTTACCTAGGTTACGCCCAGGAAGAGCTGATGACCTCCAGCGTGTACAGCATCCTCCACGTGGGAGACCACAATGAGTTCATCCGCAACTTGCTGCCCAAGAGCCTCG tcaacGGGGTGCCGTGGCCCCAGGAGCAGGGCTGGAGGAACAGTCACACGTTCAGCTGTCGGATGCTGAAGAGGCCCCCTGACGAGGTGGACTCCGAGAACCAGGAGGCACGGCAGCAGTACGACATCATGCAGTGTTTTACTGTCTCCCAGCCCAAAGCCATGCAGGACGAGGGAGatg ACCTGCAGACCTGCCTGATCTGCATAGCCTGTCGGATGCCTCGCCCCCAGCAGCTCCCCGCTATCAGCACTGAGTCCTTCATCACCAAACAGGATCCCACAG GGAAAATCATCTCCATAGAGACCAGTGCTTTGCGGGCGACGGGGCGACCAGGCTGGGAGGACCTGGTCAGGAAGTGCATCTACGCATTCTTCCAGCCACAGGGGAAAGAACCCTCCCACGCCAAGAAGCTGCTCCacgagg TGATGACCCATGGCACAGCCATCAGTCCTCTTTATCAATTCAACCTGAGCGACGGGACCCCCCTCAGCGCTCAGACCCGCTGCAAGTTCTGCTGCCCCCCCAAATCCGACGTTCAGCCCTTCATCATGGGCATTCACACTattgacag GGAACACAACACTGCTAGCTCTCAGGAAAACACTAACTCCAGCCTTCTACTGACCCATGGAAGCCCTGCTTCCTCCCACCCTTCCCGTTCCCCTGCCCTACCCACGGGCATCGAGGCCAGTCAAGCCCCAGGCCCCACCTCAAGCCTCCATCTCAACAACGGAAACAGCTCCGGCACCACCACCCCCACTACACCCACCAGCCATTCAGCGGGGTACCTGACGCCCAACCGGTTGTGTCCTCAGCAGGTCAACAGCCCCTCACCCCTgggcagctccctcacagccaTCCCTACCTCATTCATGTCGCCCAGGCCCCCCAGGGGCAGCCCGGGGCTGGGCGGCAGCCCGCGCGTCCCAGGGAaccccttctcctcttccacccctGGCCTGCACTCTCCGGCAGGGGCCttaggaggtggaggtggtggtgggagcGGTGGAATCCTCAGCAGGCAGCACTCTGGTGGGGACGGTGGAGCAGGGACCCCCCTGGgtttctctctgccctcccctctACCTCAGAGGAAGGCCAGCACCCCCACCAGCTCCCCAACGCGCCCTCCCCCCGCCAAGCCTCCtgagggaaaaggaggaggtgggggaggagagtaCCTGGGGGGTAACCCCAAACTCAACCAGCTCCTGGACAATGGCAGAGTGGGGCTGCCTGGGGACCCCAACAACACCGCTCCTAACACCCACCCCAACAcacccacctccacccctcagTGCCCGGCCTCCCACAGCACGCTGACGGAGCGCCACAAGATCCTCCATCGCCTCCTGCAGGACAGCAGCCCGGCTGAGGGCGGCAACAGCAAGGAGTCTGAGATCAAGAAGGAGCCTCCTGCTAGCCCTGCCACCGCCAACCCCAACGGACCCCCCACCACCCCCCAGGACCACCAGCTGCTGCGCTTCCTGCTGGACACGGATGAGAAGGACTTGAGAGACCTGCCCCCTCCAGCCGCTCTCAGCCTGCAGACGGTCCGGGTCAAGACAGAGAAGAGGGCCACCGGGGACACTACGCCCTGTTCTGCAGCCTGCGCCAGCCCCAAACCCGGCCCTGCAGACAGCAGACCGCCTAGAGACCCG TTCCCCAGTGGACCTGCTGACCTGGACCCTCTCAGCCAGCTGCTGCCCACCCTCAGGGGCCCCGCTGGGGCCAAGCAGGGCAGCAAGGAGAAGGGTGACCCTCAGGCCCTGTCGTCCCATAGCCCCCAGACCCAACCTCAACCCCGGCTCCAGTCACCTCCACAGCCTCGGCTTCAGTCCCCCTCCCAACCTCAACCCCAACTTCAGTCCCCTACTCAGGTCCAGCCTCAGAACCATCTTCAGTCCCCTCTCCAGTCCCCTACCCATCTCCAACCCCAGAACCAGCTTCAATCCCCTTTCCAGTCCCCTACCCATCTCCAACCCCAGAACCAGCTTCAATCCCCTAGCCTACTCCAGCCCAGCGAGGCCAACGTACCCAGAGCCATGAACGTGAAGAGGGAGCCTCCCGGAACACCAAGCCGAG GGCTCACGGATGGCTCCTCCAGCCTGCAGAACCAGTCACACTTTGACTTCTGCAGCCCCACCACCCCCAGCCAGGGACAGGGACAAGGGGAGCCATTCCAGACACCGAAAGACAGCAGCAGCCCCTACACAGAGCCTGGACTCATGAACTCGTTCAACTCCAACACCG GGTTGTCTAAGATAGAGACGGACTCTCAGCAGTTCCGGCCCCTGGCCCTGACTGACTCTCTGTCCTTTGATGGAGGCATGGGAAACCCCGTGCAAGCCTCTCTGGCCTCCCCTCAGGA GCAGTGTGTCCCGTGCCCGCTGGACCAGCTGCTGTGCCCCCCCACCACCCCAGAGGGTCGTAACGATGAGAAGGCCCTCCTGGACCAGCTGGTGTCCTTCCTGAGTGGGACGGACGAGAGCGAGCTGGCAGAGCTGGACCGAGCCCTGGGCATCGACAAGCTGGTACAG GGTGGCTGCTTTGACCCCACCCCTCAACGGTTTCCCTCCCAGCCCCCTGTCGCCACTCCCATCTCCATGGACCCAAAGCTGCCTGGCTACCCCTCTCAGTTCAGCACTGGCGCCCCTGCCCAGTTCCCTCGAGAGATGGGGCAGGGTATGGGGGTCTTTGGGGCACCCAGGGGGGCCTTTCCCGGGGGCATGGGCAGAGCGCCTGGTGTTGCCAACCAGCTCCGACTGCCACCCAACCAGCTGAGGTTACAGCTGCAACAGAGGCTGCAGGGCCCACAGCAG ctgCAGAACAGGCTGGCTGCCATGAGCCAGTTCCCAGGGGGAGCTCACGTTGCCATGGGGATGCGTCAGGGAGTGCAGCAGCCTCATATACCCTCTCAG cctCCTCTAAACGCCCAGATGCTGGCCCAGAGGCAGCGGGAGCTCTACAGCTTCCAGCACCGCCAGAGGCAGCTCCTGCAGCAGAAGGTCATGTTGATGAGGCAAGGCATGGGGACCGGGGGGCCTGTTGGGGCCACCAGGGGACCAAAAGGACCCCAGCCACAGCAACAACAGTTTAGCTACCCTCCAGGCTACAGCCCCATGTCTGGAAACCCACCCAGCTCTCCCAGCCTCTTCAATCCCATGGGAGGGCCCCTGGACCCCAAGCTGTCAGGCCTGGGCCCCATGGGCAGCCATTCAGCCATGATGGGTGGGATGCAGGGAcagtttggggggggggtgaactcGGCGGTCCAGCCTGGGCTCTTCCAGCAGTTTGGAGGACCGG GTTTGGTCCAGCAAGGAGACCCCTCGTTCCCTCTAGAGCTCAGCCCCACCAGCCCCTTGCTGTCCCCTCAGAACTCCACCTCCCAGAGTCCTCTGCTCCAGCAGGCCCAGCCTCCTCCTGGGTACCAGTCACCTGACATGAAGAGTTGGCAGCAAGCTGGCATGGGTGGCAACAG CTTATTCAGCCAGACTGGTCAGACGACGCCCCAGGCCTTTGGGCAACAAGGGGTCTACAACAACATGAGTATCACTGTGTCAATGGCAGGAGGCTCAGGGGGTGTGGGCTCACTACCTCCCATGGGACCACCCGTTGGCCTGGACAACAGTAACCTTGGCAACTCCATGTGTAACGATCAG gTACAGCAGGTTCAAGTGTTTGCCGACGTCCAGTGTACGGTGAACCTGGTGGGCAGCGACTCCTACCTGAACCAGCCGGGGTCCATAGGCCCCCAGAAAGGACCCCAGGGGCCTCAGAGCAGCCAGTCTCAGCAGAAGAGCCTCCTCCAGCAGCTCCTCACAGAGTGA
- the LOC135505929 gene encoding nuclear receptor coactivator 1-like isoform X2: protein MSAVGERALDPATSEPRKRKGSLCDISGQSVEKRRRELECRYIDELAELLSANMGDIASLNVQPDKCHILKSTVDQIQQIKRREQEKASLISPEDKVQRSDISSSSQGMVEKEALGPLLLEALDGFFFVVNREGRIVFVSENVTGYLGYAQEELMTSSVYSILHVGDHNEFIRNLLPKSLVNGVPWPQEQGWRNSHTFSCRMLKRPPDEVDSENQEARQQYDIMQCFTVSQPKAMQDEGDDLQTCLICIACRMPRPQQLPAISTESFITKQDPTGKIISIETSALRATGRPGWEDLVRKCIYAFFQPQGKEPSHAKKLLHEVMTHGTAISPLYQFNLSDGTPLSAQTRCKFCCPPKSDVQPFIMGIHTIDREHNTASSQENTNSSLLLTHGSPASSHPSRSPALPTGIEASQAPGPTSSLHLNNGNSSGTTTPTTPTSHSAGYLTPNRLCPQQVNSPSPLGSSLTAIPTSFMSPRPPRGSPGLGGSPRVPGNPFSSSTPGLHSPAGALGGGGGGGSGGILSRQHSGGDGGAGTPLGFSLPSPLPQRKASTPTSSPTRPPPAKPPEGKGGGGGGEYLGGNPKLNQLLDNGRVGLPGDPNNTAPNTHPNTPTSTPQCPASHSTLTERHKILHRLLQDSSPAEGGNSKESEIKKEPPASPATANPNGPPTTPQDHQLLRFLLDTDEKDLRDLPPPAALSLQTVRVKTEKRATGDTTPCSAACASPKPGPADSRPPRDPFPSGPADLDPLSQLLPTLRGPAGAKQGSKEKGDPQALSSHSPQTQPQPRLQSPPQPRLQSPSQPQPQLQSPTQVQPQNHLQSPLQSPTHLQPQNQLQSPFQSPTHLQPQNQLQSPSLLQPSEANVPRAMNVKREPPGTPSRGLTDGSSSLQNQSHFDFCSPTTPSQGQGQGEPFQTPKDSSSPYTEPGLMNSFNSNTGLSKIETDSQQFRPLALTDSLSFDGGMGNPVQASLASPQEQCVPCPLDQLLCPPTTPEGRNDEKALLDQLVSFLSGTDESELAELDRALGIDKLVQGGCFDPTPQRFPSQPPVATPISMDPKLPGYPSQFSTGAPAQFPREMGQGMGVFGAPRGAFPGGMGRAPGVANQLRLPPNQLRLQLQQRLQGPQQLQNRLAAMSQFPGGAHVAMGMRQGVQQPHIPSQPPLNAQMLAQRQRELYSFQHRQRQLLQQKVMLMRQGMGTGGPVGATRGPKGPQPQQQQFSYPPGYSPMSGNPPSSPSLFNPMGGPLDPKLSGLGPMGSHSAMMGGMQGQFGGGVNSAVQPGLFQQFGGPGLVQQGDPSFPLELSPTSPLLSPQNSTSQSPLLQQAQPPPGYQSPDMKSWQQAGMGGNSLFSQTGQTTPQAFGQQGVYNNMSITVSMAGGSGGVGSLPPMGPPVGLDNSNLGNSMCNDQVQQVQVFADVQCTVNLVGSDSYLNQPGSIGPQKGPQGPQSSQSQQKSLLQQLLTE from the exons AGAAAGCGTCTCTAATATCACCAGAGGACAAGGTGCAGAGGAGTGACATTTCGTCCAGTAGTCAGGGCATGGTGGAGAAAGAGGCTCTGGGGCCGCTGCTGCTCGAG GCCCTGGACGGCTTCTTCTTTGTGGTCAACCGCGAGGGCCGGATCGTGTTTGTGTCAGAGAATGTGACGGGTTACCTAGGTTACGCCCAGGAAGAGCTGATGACCTCCAGCGTGTACAGCATCCTCCACGTGGGAGACCACAATGAGTTCATCCGCAACTTGCTGCCCAAGAGCCTCG tcaacGGGGTGCCGTGGCCCCAGGAGCAGGGCTGGAGGAACAGTCACACGTTCAGCTGTCGGATGCTGAAGAGGCCCCCTGACGAGGTGGACTCCGAGAACCAGGAGGCACGGCAGCAGTACGACATCATGCAGTGTTTTACTGTCTCCCAGCCCAAAGCCATGCAGGACGAGGGAGatg ACCTGCAGACCTGCCTGATCTGCATAGCCTGTCGGATGCCTCGCCCCCAGCAGCTCCCCGCTATCAGCACTGAGTCCTTCATCACCAAACAGGATCCCACAG GGAAAATCATCTCCATAGAGACCAGTGCTTTGCGGGCGACGGGGCGACCAGGCTGGGAGGACCTGGTCAGGAAGTGCATCTACGCATTCTTCCAGCCACAGGGGAAAGAACCCTCCCACGCCAAGAAGCTGCTCCacgagg TGATGACCCATGGCACAGCCATCAGTCCTCTTTATCAATTCAACCTGAGCGACGGGACCCCCCTCAGCGCTCAGACCCGCTGCAAGTTCTGCTGCCCCCCCAAATCCGACGTTCAGCCCTTCATCATGGGCATTCACACTattgacag GGAACACAACACTGCTAGCTCTCAGGAAAACACTAACTCCAGCCTTCTACTGACCCATGGAAGCCCTGCTTCCTCCCACCCTTCCCGTTCCCCTGCCCTACCCACGGGCATCGAGGCCAGTCAAGCCCCAGGCCCCACCTCAAGCCTCCATCTCAACAACGGAAACAGCTCCGGCACCACCACCCCCACTACACCCACCAGCCATTCAGCGGGGTACCTGACGCCCAACCGGTTGTGTCCTCAGCAGGTCAACAGCCCCTCACCCCTgggcagctccctcacagccaTCCCTACCTCATTCATGTCGCCCAGGCCCCCCAGGGGCAGCCCGGGGCTGGGCGGCAGCCCGCGCGTCCCAGGGAaccccttctcctcttccacccctGGCCTGCACTCTCCGGCAGGGGCCttaggaggtggaggtggtggtgggagcGGTGGAATCCTCAGCAGGCAGCACTCTGGTGGGGACGGTGGAGCAGGGACCCCCCTGGgtttctctctgccctcccctctACCTCAGAGGAAGGCCAGCACCCCCACCAGCTCCCCAACGCGCCCTCCCCCCGCCAAGCCTCCtgagggaaaaggaggaggtgggggaggagagtaCCTGGGGGGTAACCCCAAACTCAACCAGCTCCTGGACAATGGCAGAGTGGGGCTGCCTGGGGACCCCAACAACACCGCTCCTAACACCCACCCCAACAcacccacctccacccctcagTGCCCGGCCTCCCACAGCACGCTGACGGAGCGCCACAAGATCCTCCATCGCCTCCTGCAGGACAGCAGCCCGGCTGAGGGCGGCAACAGCAAGGAGTCTGAGATCAAGAAGGAGCCTCCTGCTAGCCCTGCCACCGCCAACCCCAACGGACCCCCCACCACCCCCCAGGACCACCAGCTGCTGCGCTTCCTGCTGGACACGGATGAGAAGGACTTGAGAGACCTGCCCCCTCCAGCCGCTCTCAGCCTGCAGACGGTCCGGGTCAAGACAGAGAAGAGGGCCACCGGGGACACTACGCCCTGTTCTGCAGCCTGCGCCAGCCCCAAACCCGGCCCTGCAGACAGCAGACCGCCTAGAGACCCG TTCCCCAGTGGACCTGCTGACCTGGACCCTCTCAGCCAGCTGCTGCCCACCCTCAGGGGCCCCGCTGGGGCCAAGCAGGGCAGCAAGGAGAAGGGTGACCCTCAGGCCCTGTCGTCCCATAGCCCCCAGACCCAACCTCAACCCCGGCTCCAGTCACCTCCACAGCCTCGGCTTCAGTCCCCCTCCCAACCTCAACCCCAACTTCAGTCCCCTACTCAGGTCCAGCCTCAGAACCATCTTCAGTCCCCTCTCCAGTCCCCTACCCATCTCCAACCCCAGAACCAGCTTCAATCCCCTTTCCAGTCCCCTACCCATCTCCAACCCCAGAACCAGCTTCAATCCCCTAGCCTACTCCAGCCCAGCGAGGCCAACGTACCCAGAGCCATGAACGTGAAGAGGGAGCCTCCCGGAACACCAAGCCGAG GGCTCACGGATGGCTCCTCCAGCCTGCAGAACCAGTCACACTTTGACTTCTGCAGCCCCACCACCCCCAGCCAGGGACAGGGACAAGGGGAGCCATTCCAGACACCGAAAGACAGCAGCAGCCCCTACACAGAGCCTGGACTCATGAACTCGTTCAACTCCAACACCG GGTTGTCTAAGATAGAGACGGACTCTCAGCAGTTCCGGCCCCTGGCCCTGACTGACTCTCTGTCCTTTGATGGAGGCATGGGAAACCCCGTGCAAGCCTCTCTGGCCTCCCCTCAGGA GCAGTGTGTCCCGTGCCCGCTGGACCAGCTGCTGTGCCCCCCCACCACCCCAGAGGGTCGTAACGATGAGAAGGCCCTCCTGGACCAGCTGGTGTCCTTCCTGAGTGGGACGGACGAGAGCGAGCTGGCAGAGCTGGACCGAGCCCTGGGCATCGACAAGCTGGTACAG GGTGGCTGCTTTGACCCCACCCCTCAACGGTTTCCCTCCCAGCCCCCTGTCGCCACTCCCATCTCCATGGACCCAAAGCTGCCTGGCTACCCCTCTCAGTTCAGCACTGGCGCCCCTGCCCAGTTCCCTCGAGAGATGGGGCAGGGTATGGGGGTCTTTGGGGCACCCAGGGGGGCCTTTCCCGGGGGCATGGGCAGAGCGCCTGGTGTTGCCAACCAGCTCCGACTGCCACCCAACCAGCTGAGGTTACAGCTGCAACAGAGGCTGCAGGGCCCACAGCAG ctgCAGAACAGGCTGGCTGCCATGAGCCAGTTCCCAGGGGGAGCTCACGTTGCCATGGGGATGCGTCAGGGAGTGCAGCAGCCTCATATACCCTCTCAG cctCCTCTAAACGCCCAGATGCTGGCCCAGAGGCAGCGGGAGCTCTACAGCTTCCAGCACCGCCAGAGGCAGCTCCTGCAGCAGAAGGTCATGTTGATGAGGCAAGGCATGGGGACCGGGGGGCCTGTTGGGGCCACCAGGGGACCAAAAGGACCCCAGCCACAGCAACAACAGTTTAGCTACCCTCCAGGCTACAGCCCCATGTCTGGAAACCCACCCAGCTCTCCCAGCCTCTTCAATCCCATGGGAGGGCCCCTGGACCCCAAGCTGTCAGGCCTGGGCCCCATGGGCAGCCATTCAGCCATGATGGGTGGGATGCAGGGAcagtttggggggggggtgaactcGGCGGTCCAGCCTGGGCTCTTCCAGCAGTTTGGAGGACCGG GTTTGGTCCAGCAAGGAGACCCCTCGTTCCCTCTAGAGCTCAGCCCCACCAGCCCCTTGCTGTCCCCTCAGAACTCCACCTCCCAGAGTCCTCTGCTCCAGCAGGCCCAGCCTCCTCCTGGGTACCAGTCACCTGACATGAAGAGTTGGCAGCAAGCTGGCATGGGTGGCAACAG CTTATTCAGCCAGACTGGTCAGACGACGCCCCAGGCCTTTGGGCAACAAGGGGTCTACAACAACATGAGTATCACTGTGTCAATGGCAGGAGGCTCAGGGGGTGTGGGCTCACTACCTCCCATGGGACCACCCGTTGGCCTGGACAACAGTAACCTTGGCAACTCCATGTGTAACGATCAG gTACAGCAGGTTCAAGTGTTTGCCGACGTCCAGTGTACGGTGAACCTGGTGGGCAGCGACTCCTACCTGAACCAGCCGGGGTCCATAGGCCCCCAGAAAGGACCCCAGGGGCCTCAGAGCAGCCAGTCTCAGCAGAAGAGCCTCCTCCAGCAGCTCCTCACAGAGTGA